Proteins from a single region of Plasmodium gaboni strain SY75 chromosome 2, whole genome shotgun sequence:
- a CDS encoding exported protein (hyp9): MGYFNNKFNIFILWSNIILYFLLIVTFTFYNNDLFNNYNSEKSNIIWASSIFRYSRSLAEYYNNKEGYNVLRINLDHKKLKGVFEDMHPEIKMVEVDSESICPGTNEVNLKIITNLRPDMIKVNATSENISLGEWNNIMEYYGHPPSKAVSILDSDLKDNLEMKMKKKKRKRPFIRYISEIVGYAIMIIPGFPILVGIVCVGFCILIFKGIKAAKKYFSTIMKWLF, encoded by the exons atgggttattttaataataaatttaatatttttatattatggagtaatattattttgtatttctTACTTATAGTTAcatttacattttataacaat gATTTGTTTAATAACTACAATAGTGAAAAATCAAACATAATATGGGCTTCATCAATTTTTAGATATAGCAGATCATTAGCtgaatattataacaataaaGAAGGGTATAATGTATTAAGAATAAATTTGGATCATAAAAAGCTTAAAGGTGTGTTTGAGGATATGCATCctgaaataaaaatggtAGAAGTTGATTCAGAAAGTATATGCCCTGGTACAAATGAAGTTAATTTAAAGATTATTACAAATTTAAGACCAGATATGATTAAAGTAAATGCAACAAGtgaaaatatatcattagGAGAATGGAATAACATTATGGAATATTATGGTCATCCACCATCTAAGGCCGTATCTATATTAGATTCGGACTTAAAAGACAACCTagaaatgaaaatgaaaaaaaaaaaaagaaaaagaccttttataagatatatttCAGAAATTGTAGGTTATGCTATTATGATAATTCCTGGTTTTCCTATTCTTGTTGGTATTGTATGTGTTGGATTCTGCATATTAATCTTCAAGGGTATCAAAGCTGctaaaaaatattttagTACAATTATGAAATGgcttttttaa